Proteins encoded together in one Pseudomonas arsenicoxydans window:
- a CDS encoding APC family permease: MEIEELGYKQELKRSLTLTDLVVYGMIFMIPIAPFGVYGYVNAEAPGMVPLAYLIGMLAMLFTALSYGSMARAFPVAGSVYSYAQRGLNPHVGFIAGWLMLLDYLLIPPLLYVYAAMALNHLYPDIPKVGFILAFLVSATFVNLRGITFTARLNILFLLAQLVVLGIFLFYAWNALYNGGGHGQLTLAPVYNPETFNFALLMQAVSIAVLSFLGFDAISTLAEEIKTDPGRNVGKAALITLFVMGVIFIVQTWIATDLAAGMGFTSADTAFYEIAELAAGSWLATLTGVATALAWGVAVAITSQAAVSRLLFGMARDGKLPKVLARVHPKHNTPYLSIYLVALLSLVICYLFINAVDTLTSLVNFGALSGFMLLHLTVINYYWRRKKSGQVIRHLICPVVGFIIVAAIMYNMGVDAQKLGLIWIALGLVYLFFLNKLGVNTALPDPSNG; this comes from the coding sequence ATGGAAATAGAAGAATTGGGCTACAAGCAAGAGTTGAAACGCAGCCTGACGCTGACCGACCTGGTGGTGTACGGGATGATCTTCATGATCCCCATCGCACCCTTTGGCGTGTATGGCTACGTCAATGCCGAAGCACCGGGGATGGTGCCGCTGGCCTACCTCATCGGCATGTTGGCGATGCTGTTCACGGCGCTGAGTTACGGCAGTATGGCGCGGGCCTTTCCGGTTGCCGGCTCGGTGTATTCCTACGCGCAACGCGGCCTCAATCCGCATGTCGGGTTTATCGCCGGCTGGCTGATGCTGCTCGATTACCTGCTGATTCCGCCGCTGCTCTACGTTTATGCGGCCATGGCGCTGAATCACCTTTACCCGGACATTCCCAAAGTCGGCTTCATCCTGGCCTTTCTGGTCAGTGCGACCTTCGTCAACCTGCGCGGCATCACCTTCACCGCGCGCCTGAACATCCTCTTTCTGCTCGCGCAACTCGTGGTGCTGGGGATTTTCCTGTTCTACGCCTGGAACGCCCTGTACAACGGCGGCGGCCACGGTCAGTTGACCCTCGCGCCGGTGTACAACCCTGAGACGTTTAACTTCGCCCTGCTGATGCAAGCCGTGTCGATTGCGGTGCTGTCGTTCCTCGGATTCGATGCGATTTCCACCCTCGCCGAAGAAATCAAGACTGACCCGGGCCGCAACGTTGGCAAGGCTGCGTTGATCACCCTGTTTGTGATGGGTGTGATCTTTATCGTGCAGACCTGGATCGCCACGGACCTGGCCGCCGGCATGGGCTTCACCTCGGCTGACACCGCGTTCTATGAAATCGCCGAATTGGCTGCCGGCAGTTGGCTGGCAACCCTGACCGGCGTAGCCACGGCCCTGGCCTGGGGTGTGGCGGTGGCAATCACTTCGCAAGCGGCGGTTTCGCGCCTGCTGTTCGGTATGGCCCGGGACGGCAAACTGCCGAAAGTACTGGCCAGGGTCCATCCCAAACACAACACCCCTTACCTCAGCATCTATCTGGTAGCGCTGCTGTCGCTGGTGATCTGCTACCTGTTCATCAACGCCGTGGACACCCTCACCTCGCTGGTGAACTTTGGCGCGCTGAGCGGATTCATGTTGCTGCACCTGACCGTCATCAATTATTACTGGCGTCGGAAAAAGTCCGGTCAGGTGATCCGTCACCTGATCTGCCCGGTCGTTGGCTTCATCATCGTCGCGGCCATCATGTACAACATGGGCGTCGATGCACAAAAACTCGGCTTGATCTGGATTGCCTTGGGTCTGGTGTACCTGTTTTTCCTGAACAAGCTCGGCGTCAACACAGCGTTGCCTGATCCGAGCAACGGCTGA
- a CDS encoding N-formylglutamate amidohydrolase yields the protein MRACTESAELGLFTEPAYTLHREASEHPLLLVCEHASRFIPARLTDLGLSHDAAREHIAWDIGALALAERLSEALGATLLAANYSRLLIDLNRPLGAPDSIPAKSEIYDIPGNRDLDEATREYRRECLFKPFHDRLQTLIDQRLAQERPVRVVGIHSFTPVYHGQPRTLEAGVLFGEAKGYAQRLLDGLSRHPLKVAGNEPYKINPLGDMTVPVHGDARGLEAVLIEVRNDLLRTPEGVDRWTEYLRPLL from the coding sequence ATGCGCGCCTGTACTGAATCCGCTGAACTCGGTCTTTTTACCGAGCCCGCCTACACCCTGCATCGGGAAGCCTCCGAGCACCCGCTGTTGCTGGTGTGCGAACACGCCAGTCGTTTCATCCCGGCCAGGTTAACGGACCTTGGCCTGAGTCACGACGCGGCTCGCGAGCATATCGCCTGGGACATCGGCGCCCTGGCGCTGGCCGAACGCTTGTCCGAAGCACTGGGCGCCACCTTGTTGGCCGCCAACTACTCGCGACTGCTGATCGACCTGAACCGGCCACTCGGTGCCCCGGACAGCATCCCCGCCAAAAGCGAGATTTATGACATTCCGGGCAATCGGGATCTGGATGAGGCCACCCGCGAATATCGCCGCGAATGCCTGTTCAAACCGTTTCATGACCGGCTGCAAACGTTGATCGACCAGCGTCTGGCCCAAGAGCGGCCCGTTCGCGTAGTGGGCATTCACAGCTTCACCCCGGTTTACCACGGCCAGCCGCGCACACTGGAAGCCGGCGTGCTGTTTGGCGAAGCCAAGGGCTATGCCCAACGATTGCTTGACGGATTGAGCCGGCATCCCTTGAAGGTAGCCGGTAACGAGCCGTACAAAATCAATCCGCTGGGCGACATGACCGTGCCGGTCCACGGCGATGCGAGAGGACTGGAGGCGGTGCTGATCGAGGTGCGCAACGATTTGCTACGCACACCTGAAGGCGTCGATCGCTGGACCGAATATCTGCGGCCGCTGTTGTAA
- a CDS encoding type I glutamate--ammonia ligase, protein MSERLSPLPMTTLVTTDLIGVTRGRSFPTDELEHYRVAGCGWVPANSALTPQDIIAATNPWGAYGDLRLIPDLSSRVTVNNGPDAKAPALDFIHGDICETDGRPWGACPRTLLRNEVERYRAELGVQVNAAFEHEFNLDTGAAEQLAFSLEAQRQGAEFGGWLLSALRAGGVEPEMFLPEYGKHQYEITCRPTLGVAAADRAVNVREITREIARQMGLDVSFAPKTSEHAVCNGVHLHVSLLDLNGQPLLYDAGTTNGLSTFGQYWAAGVLHYLPALCAFTAPTPVSYQRLQPHHWSASYACLGQQNREAALRICPTVSLGGKSLAAQFNLEFRAMDATASPHLAMAALLIAGRLGIEQRLALNAITDEVPDCLNEEQRHARGIVALPASLAQALDCLRNSEALIENLPNALLDTWFALKTQELTLTEQLSPAECCEHYARLY, encoded by the coding sequence ATGAGTGAACGCCTGTCGCCGTTGCCCATGACCACCCTCGTCACCACCGACCTGATCGGCGTGACACGCGGTCGCTCGTTTCCCACCGACGAGCTCGAACACTACCGGGTGGCGGGCTGTGGCTGGGTGCCGGCCAACAGCGCCCTGACCCCGCAAGACATCATCGCCGCCACCAACCCGTGGGGCGCTTATGGCGATTTGCGGCTGATTCCCGATTTGAGCAGCCGCGTGACGGTCAACAATGGCCCGGATGCCAAGGCCCCGGCGCTGGATTTCATCCACGGCGACATTTGCGAAACCGATGGGCGTCCGTGGGGCGCCTGCCCACGGACCTTGTTGCGCAATGAAGTGGAACGTTATCGCGCCGAGCTGGGCGTGCAGGTCAACGCCGCGTTCGAACATGAATTCAACCTGGACACTGGCGCGGCTGAACAACTGGCATTTTCCCTTGAGGCCCAGCGTCAAGGCGCCGAGTTTGGTGGCTGGCTGCTCAGTGCCTTGCGCGCAGGCGGCGTCGAACCGGAAATGTTCCTGCCCGAATACGGCAAGCATCAATACGAAATCACCTGCCGCCCGACCCTCGGCGTGGCCGCCGCCGACCGCGCAGTAAACGTGCGTGAAATCACCCGCGAGATCGCCCGGCAGATGGGCCTGGACGTGAGCTTCGCCCCCAAGACGTCCGAGCATGCAGTGTGCAACGGCGTACATCTGCATGTCAGCCTGCTGGACCTGAACGGCCAACCGCTGTTGTACGACGCCGGCACCACCAACGGCCTGTCGACCTTCGGTCAATATTGGGCCGCCGGCGTGCTGCATTATTTGCCGGCACTTTGTGCCTTTACCGCGCCGACGCCGGTGTCTTACCAGCGTTTGCAGCCGCATCACTGGAGCGCGTCGTACGCTTGCCTCGGCCAGCAGAACCGCGAAGCGGCGCTGCGGATTTGCCCGACCGTCAGCCTGGGCGGTAAATCGCTGGCGGCGCAATTCAACCTGGAGTTTCGCGCGATGGACGCCACGGCTTCGCCGCACCTGGCGATGGCCGCGCTCCTGATCGCCGGCCGCCTGGGCATCGAGCAACGCCTGGCCCTGAATGCCATCACCGACGAAGTGCCCGACTGCCTGAACGAAGAACAACGCCACGCTCGCGGCATCGTTGCCCTGCCCGCTTCCCTTGCCCAGGCACTGGACTGCCTGCGCAACAGTGAGGCACTGATCGAAAACCTGCCGAACGCGTTACTGGACACCTGGTTCGCCCTTAAAACCCAGGAGCTGACACTGACGGAACAGCTGTCGCCCGCCGAATGCTGTGAGCACTATGCGCGCCTGTACTGA
- a CDS encoding isochorismatase family cysteine hydrolase, with the protein MFTLPHHSPRDLPFTADHTALLLVDMQRAWLEPQFDPHLNGPDAEYFQTRTHMQVVPNQRRLLSAFRSARQNVLHTIIESLTADGRDRSLDHKLSDMHLPKGSEQARIIDDLTPTENEIVLPKTSSGVFNSTNIDYVLRNLETRHLIIAGIVTDQCVDMAVRDAADRGYLVTLVEDACATYTPQRHQACLNAIKGYCWITDTQTVLGRLQELQP; encoded by the coding sequence ATGTTTACGCTCCCCCACCATTCACCCAGGGACTTGCCGTTCACTGCCGACCACACCGCACTGTTGCTGGTGGACATGCAGCGGGCCTGGCTCGAGCCGCAGTTCGACCCGCACCTCAACGGACCGGACGCCGAATATTTCCAGACGCGCACGCACATGCAGGTGGTGCCCAATCAACGCCGGTTGCTCAGCGCCTTTCGCAGCGCACGGCAGAACGTGCTGCATACGATCATCGAAAGCCTGACCGCCGATGGCCGCGATCGCTCGCTCGATCACAAGCTCTCGGACATGCACTTGCCCAAAGGAAGTGAGCAAGCGCGCATCATCGACGACCTGACGCCGACAGAAAACGAAATCGTCCTGCCCAAGACCTCCTCCGGGGTGTTCAACTCCACCAACATTGACTACGTGCTGCGCAATCTCGAAACCCGGCACCTGATCATCGCCGGCATCGTCACCGACCAATGCGTGGACATGGCCGTGCGTGACGCCGCGGACCGCGGTTACCTGGTGACGCTGGTGGAAGATGCCTGTGCGACCTACACGCCACAACGGCATCAAGCCTGCCTGAACGCAATCAAGGGTTACTGCTGGATCACCGACACCCAGACCGTGCTCGGCCGGTTGCAGGAGCTGCAACCATGA
- a CDS encoding MurR/RpiR family transcriptional regulator, giving the protein MPSLRDLITDPGLELTPSERKVIRALLDQYPRNGLGPMSRLAEHAGVSDPTIVRLVKKLGFSGYADFQEALLSDMDHRLRSPSAQLQPRSHLQKGDVWSQYLADSHRALVETHALTQPEDVRILVEWLLDTRHQVHCFGGRFSSFLAHYLLNHLRLLRPGCFALEDNAQLPDRLFDVQRQDVVLVFDYRRYQSQALRVASAAKNRYARVVLFTDIYASPLREMADLIISAPVESVSAFDTLVPALAQVEALIACLTLRSPDLADRLEGIDALRAEFDTHLLEEK; this is encoded by the coding sequence ATGCCCTCCCTTAGAGACCTGATCACCGATCCTGGCCTGGAACTGACGCCGTCGGAACGCAAGGTCATCCGTGCCTTGCTGGACCAGTACCCGCGTAATGGGCTGGGCCCGATGTCGCGTCTGGCCGAACATGCCGGTGTCAGCGATCCGACCATCGTGCGCCTGGTCAAAAAACTCGGGTTCAGCGGTTATGCCGATTTTCAGGAGGCACTGCTCAGCGACATGGACCATCGCTTGCGGTCTCCCAGCGCGCAGTTACAGCCTCGCTCTCATCTGCAAAAAGGCGACGTCTGGAGCCAGTATCTGGCGGACAGCCATCGGGCGCTGGTGGAAACCCATGCACTGACCCAGCCCGAAGATGTGCGGATTCTGGTCGAGTGGCTGCTCGACACCCGCCATCAGGTGCACTGCTTCGGCGGGCGCTTCAGCAGTTTCCTCGCCCATTACCTGCTTAACCATTTGCGCCTGCTGCGCCCCGGCTGTTTCGCCCTGGAAGACAACGCGCAATTGCCGGACCGGCTGTTCGACGTGCAGCGCCAGGACGTGGTGCTGGTGTTCGACTATCGCCGCTACCAGTCTCAAGCGCTGCGGGTGGCGAGTGCGGCCAAGAATCGCTATGCGCGAGTGGTGCTGTTCACCGACATCTATGCTTCACCCTTGCGCGAGATGGCGGACCTGATCATCAGTGCGCCGGTGGAGTCGGTGTCAGCGTTCGACACCCTGGTCCCGGCACTGGCTCAGGTCGAGGCGCTGATCGCCTGCCTGACCTTGCGCAGCCCTGACCTGGCCGATCGCCTGGAAGGCATCGATGCGCTGCGCGCCGAATTCGACACCCACTTGCTGGAGGAAAAATAA